TTCAAAACCATGGATCTAAAAcagcataataaaatagaagcAATTCTAACCATtattctaattaaaaaaaaaaaggtcttttCAAGAAGACACGTGACTTTAACttttaataaaacttttatATTAACAATATtatccatttttttctttttgctaaaAGCAATTTTAGCATTAGAATTTATCAAACACCTATTTATTTATTCCGCAGATATTTATTTCTATAGcacaacaaaaataatttttttaaaaagtacATCAATTCGAAATTAGCCCTAAATCACATGAGCAGTAGGGTTTTTCAGGGTCCCTTGAGTATAATTTGATGGCGGTACATCGAACCCGCAAATTGGGGAACGATGGTGACATGGCGCCTTCTCATTGGATATAAAAAGGTAGaacgttttgttttgttttgaataggaatagggtggtggtggtgcctaTGTGAATTTGGATATTGTAGGCAATTTCTTCTCCTCATTATTTATCCCTCCGAATTCCAATCATGATCAAGGCCAAGCAGTAAAGTGTGGGGAGTTTGGGTTGTTGATGACTAGCATGTTGCCATCATTCACTTATTATATAACAAGAAGCATATGTTGAAATATTGGATGTGGTAATTGACAATCATGCATCGACTGTTGAATTGTTGAGAAACTTGAGATTGTATGTAGACCATATATCAATAAGAGGATCGCATGTGTATAACTCAAATAGTTACAATAACCAATGTCCAGTGATTTTACCTTTTCCAAGTACATATCAAGATTAAAGGTTTAACATTAGCTGAGCTCGATCACTCATTTTAGAATGAAAATAAGCATTCTATCTCTTAGGCTGTAAGTGATTATATCAATATATGGCTatttaatttgtttatcttAGATTGTATACgagggaaaaggatcctcgcagGATCTTCTTTGTGGGGATCTAGGAGATCAAGCAATCACGaccattcatcgtatatcgtgtggttaaaaatcattttaaattccaattttaaaattgaatataaatagtatctaacgaaaactgactgcacgatatacgatgaacgatcgTGATTGCTTGATCCCCCGGATGCCCACAAAgaagatctggagaggatcctttTCTGTATATGAGAGAATGGAATTGCATGGACCCAACCCTTTTATTTTTCAGTGATGAAAACTTGTCAcgtactttttttttgttagaaaaaagtTTAGGGGGAGGAGAGGCTACCTCATTCCAGGGTCATGGCGTATCATAAGCTTCATTGAGGACTTACAGAGAAGGTCTTAagcatttttttggtttttatacaTCGCCCGCTAAGATAGATTGCCGACAATAGGACTTGAACCTAAACCTTGGTCTAACAAAGAGAAAGATCCTTACGAACTCAACCAACCATCGTTGGCATCTACATACTTCTTTTTCTATAAACAAAATGGGGTTTTAAAGTGAGGAGTCCAAAGTATACACCCTAAAGCCAAAATTTCTCTCTCATAGTGCTAAAGTAAGAGGTTTGGGGGTGTAGGGAACAGAATTTTGCTCTTTACCTACTCCTTTTCTTGCGGAATTTTCAACTCTTCGAGGCCAATGGCAAAGATAGAGGACCCTAATATTCATCCTTTAAAGGTCATTTTTCGTTGTAAAAAACATGTTCGTGGGGTTTCTGCAAAAGACCATAGGTACCTTAGACCTGAAGGGTTCAAAAGCTAGAATGATGCTGAATATTTCAATATTAGGGTTTAAACTTTAAGCTGAATGCAAGACACCACCACTCTCAAGTCCTTGAAATACTCATTGTCCCCATCCccatgtaaaaataaaataaaatcaatctaaaagaaaagatgttcaaaacaaaaaaactgcgAAATTGGTTAAAATTGCTAAAATGATTAGTTTTTTAATATGTTGTCAATATTTTGATCGTTATCTTGTCAATTTTTTATCGTTTAGTAATTGATACGTTatcaatatttaatttaaattagttATGCAATTAattcgattttgataattttagtCAATTATTTAAGAAAATTTGATCATATGCCCCTTCAACACCTGTGTAAAATTCATGTTTTGCCGAATgacacataaatatatataaagggtAGTACAATCCATACACTCCTTTTTACATTTCAAACACTCCTCTCAATTTTCGCCCGTCagatcaaataaattgaagaatatcacAAAACATAAATTGACAAAATGTGTGGGAGAGGTAAAAGTGGAATCGTGTATATCATCCCCTTATATAAAAAGAGATAGTATGTGTAACTTGATTAAATCAAAACTGGAGAGTCTTTGGATGCCAGAAAAAGAAGTTGAAGGGGGTAGGAGATGGAAATGCACGAGGGCCGGTTGGCTATTCTCGAGGGAGCGTGTACGTTTCtgatattttcttctttcttttgcttttttgaTAGCGCCTGGAGCTGGACCTCCATTCCCAAGAGTGGAGACAAAAGGGTTGTCTGTTTAATCATCAATATAACTTTCAACAGCCACCACAATCTCTCTTTGTTTAGATCATATCATGCATATATATccatcttaattaattatatatgtgCACATAACATAAAACATGTTTCTTTTCTTGTCATAATTTCATCAAAAGCAAAGAAAGTGCAACAAAAATGTCTTTTGCTATAGTATAAAGGAGCATGTGGGTTGAGTCGTTATTATAGTAAAACCCTAATCAACGATGCATGTTAATAGCTTGAAACCTAACGTGTTATACTGTATGAGAAAAGAAAGTTATTATATATGTGAGGCTAAACAAATCACTAGACAAGTAGATTGCAAAAATAATACTTAACCAAGTATGAATGATAGATAAATATGACTTGAGTTTACTAATATGTCGTATGACTTAACCCAAAAAGACATTTGTAGCCGAAAGTTCCTACTCAGACTGCATTAAAAAATGATCAGGACAAAGAAAGGATTAGAGAATTCCCTAATTATGTTTAGGTATAGAAGACCGGTGAAAGGTTGGCCTGGTTGTTGAAAATTTGGAGGGTTGAAGGCATAGACCCCTATATCTTGGGTGCAAACCCATATAATTAGTCTAAAAAATGAAATACACGCCTAATTAAAACGAGAATACAATTATTTCCTTTAATAATTTGGTATTACtattaagagaaattgaatAATGGTATTGATTAGTTTCTTTGTCTCATGAACATGCTCTAGTTCTTTAAGTGGCATAGCACTTCTCCCCTCTGTCTTTGCATCTGGGATAcgttacaaaaagaaaaaagagcaaGGGTGTATGCATCTAAACAATTATTTCTAGTGCATTCCAGTTCAACAACCCACAAAGGAAAGAgaatcaaaacaaaaagaaaatcttcaaaatgAAACCAAGACAGGAGACTTTGTATCTCAATCGAATAAGAACTCAATTATTCACTCGAAATTTTGTATTTGACTCTCTCTTATTGTATAATACCGATTCTCTAAATGAATgagaaaagataaagaaaaagagagaacatAATGGAGAGTTTGGGATTTGATGTGAACTTATCCATAGACTAACAATCGCTTTAATTGGGGTGGATGATTTTGTTTAGCACAAAGACTCCCCCAAAATGTTTGATTTATTAATGCAAAGTTGCAAAGAAAGTTCACATTGCTTGAGGATTAACGTGTTAAATtagttgaccaaaaaaaaagaacatgtTTAATTAGTAGACACTTTTCACCAAACTTTAGAAATTATTCCAAAGCTCTTCTCTCTATTTGTTTTGTGGGTAATGCTAAGGAAACTagatttgcaaactaaatgatgtatcaCCAATAAGAATGCGTACATTTATcaatgcttaagtaataaataaatcatcaacttacatgtcctttacttttcaaaattttgtcaacaaatttagtctccctaacattctCTTGTTTTGTAGTTGCCTTTTCCACCTTGTTCTTCAAAAAGTGGTTGTTGTGGAGAAACTAGCAGTTTGTCCCCATTTTaaggaaaaccaaaatttgactGGCTCCTCCCAATGTGTTAGAAAACTAGTAATTTATAATCTCACACGGCTCCTAAGTAATAAGCAAAGTACAATAACATGTAGTATCCAAAACTTTATCATaacgttgaaaaaaaaaactttcatttTGTTCTAACCTTTAGGGGTTTCCATTTGCATCTAaaaaatttatcattttacaACTTATTTTACACACACAATAACACATTCTCGCCTAAAAGTTTTCCTTTTGTGTTACGATCATATAGAACAACTTGTGTTCGCACGGACACTACGTTATATGCAGAGTAACTCTTAATAAAGCATGCAATATCTTATACGTCAATCACAAGTCATGTCAAAACTAACTTGATCAGATAGTCTTATATAAAATTTTCAGTAGTTCAGAAAGCCATAGAGGCCCATAAGATCTGAAACCCAAACGTTAGCCAGCGATCCTAAAATACTGGCCCATTACAATTCTACGACAAATCCAATCGGCCCAATTCAAATAATATTGACGTCGTTAGAATCATATACGGCATTCTGTATGTCATCGTGTACACCTTACCAATGGCGATGCACGCACCCAGGGTGGCTGTTTGCCCTCTCTCGTTTGGAGCCCAGCACTCGCTCCTCCCTCCAAAACCCCATAATCGGCCGTTATTCATATTCTTCGTCCGCCATTAAAACCCATATTCCGAAACGCCCACCGAATAGCCGCCAAGAGCCACGGCGGCGACGCCTTACAAGTATACTTTATCCTGACCCAATTACCCAATTCGCAGAATCTGCAAGTATGTTTGAAAAttcatgctttttttttttttctttctggaaTATGAAATGCATGTTTGATTGTGTAATTAGCTTGAATTGTATGTTGGAGGAGACCCAGAATTTCAGGGCTGAGCATTCCAGGAGGCTGTTGAAGGAGAAAGAGACTTTTGGGCCTGACCTCCACGGTGTGATAGGCGTCTGTGCAGAGGTATGTTAATCTTCCTGCAACCAAATTTAGATTCATATTTCCAATGGGTGAGGAACAATTAGTTGATAAAAATGATAACTTTAGGAGtgtaagagcaactccagcgtaCTGACTATTGAATCTGTCGGTGAACAGTAACTATCTTTTACGTTTCTACCTTAAATAGTTAtaagcaataaaatattagtattttttattttataaaataataaaaaataattttatttcaaatttcggaTATAATTTTTAATCGGTCTCGTTGTACCACGtttcattaaataagaaattacaattcaaagtatttgaggaaatataaaattgtggtgtaagataatgataagatatttatagagaaattaaatcttttttttttaatttttttcggattttttattaattgttaacgttttttttaaatttttttttacattttataataTGGCTGACATCATTCTGACGTCAACCTTGCATCATGTGGCCTCAGGCTCTCGGGCCATCCGTTTGAGTTGGGCCTCTTACTTGGGCCTCCCTTGAGCCCCATTGCTCGCATGGGCTGGAACAGATCGCTAGGCCTATTGGGTCATTTTTGTCGCCCGTCCATCAGGCTACAGCTcacgctggagttgctctaatgtGAGGGAAGTTAATTGAAAAGATTAAAGGAATAGTACAAAGAGGATACTCTGCGACTTCCATTACCCCTAGGGAGTAGGAACTATTACACAAGGAAAATTATCGAATCAAATACAAAATTGACTATGGTTGTCTCCTAACGTAGCAAAACCATATGCTGCCTTGTTAGCTTCTTGGAAAAATATGATTTAGCCCATGGTTATGAATTTGAGGGAAACTAATAAAATGCCATTGTTTTCCCTCATGCTTGTAACTCAAGTGGATAAAAGTATTCACCCTGCAAATGCCTGAGTTCGAAATTTTGGACCCAATTTTGCTTGTAAAAAATGATTGATGAACGCTGAACATGTAACTCTGTGTATGAGCAGTAACTGGATCATCTAGTACTAGAAATAGGACTTGGTTGTGAACTTGTGGTGCACCCAAAACTCTCTAGGGGCAAAATTAATGGGCTATTTATTGTTCTCGACTTTCTGGTGCTGACTTAAGAGTTGATTACCGATGTGACATGTGTTCTTAGCATTCATGGCATCTTTAATCTGTGATCTGGGTGTTGGATTTGATTTCTGACTCACTTATAGGCGTAGTCACCTAATCTTTCCATGGCTGGAAACTCTCTCCACCTTTTAATCTCAAATGCAAGCCATGACCGGCTGGAGGGGGAAAGGGATATGAGGGATttccttttcaaattttaagttcTTACCCCAGTTGTATGATAAAGATTGATACCTGGTGCCTTTGAGTTGCAACTTTTTCGGTGCAAGCCAACCCTCTATGTGAATCAGCAAAACATTTGTTCCTTTCTTTTATAATATCTTTGGTGTGTGAGTGAGCCTGTGAGGCCACGAGTTTTGCTTGACCCGTAAAACAGTACAATAATTGAGCCTTTGGACAAATATCTGACTCGACTCCCCTGTATTATTTTCCAGACAGCTTCCATTCTTTCTGGCGGATGTTTTGACTCATTACTACCTACAATATCAATATGTGGTGCATGAAGCTTAAGTCTAAACTGCTGGGAGATAGATTCGAACTCAGATGTATAGGGTAGAGCACATCCGCTATAGCCAGTGTGGCTACGCCCACGTCTACAAAGTTAGATTGCATTACTATTTGAATGACTCAGAATTAACCAATTTAATTTGTGGTTTCAACCCAGGTAATCGGTGACTTCTTGCAAAAGGAGTATGGAGGACCTGGGACATTGTTGGCAGAGCTTGCACTTGGTTGGTCTGAAAGAGAAAGAACTACCAGGAGCACCTTTGGCTGCAAGAACATCTCCGCTTTGGGCTCAAATCAACCATGATCGAGACCGGGAAATCAGGAACTCGAAATCGCAAAAATGATGTTTCGTTTGTAATCAACAATAGTGTAAATTTAATTTAGTTTTGCATTTCTCCAGACCATTTTGTATATCAAACACCCAAAAAATTGGGGAAAAGACCCATTGTCTACCAGCAAGCTCACACTTCTAATACAATGTCAGATTCAGtgcttgttttttgtgtgttgcTATACAGATGGATTATTGCTTTCAACATGGGATGAATTTTGTGGGTGATGCGATTGACATAGGATTAGAAAACTTGGTACCCGATTCCATGAATTTCGGGTTATCGATCCATTTTGCACTCACTCTATTGTCTACTTTCATTGTGTTCACTTTCGATGTTTGGAAACCGCTGATCAGTTGCGCCCTCACAGATGCTCTGCAACGAGGGGCGCCAAGACTTCGACCTCAGCGCAGCAGCAGCCGCAGCAGCAGCATTCGCTGATGATGTCCCTGGTCGGTGCCTTTCGCGTTTTGAAGCCTGAAATTATCCACATGGCTAAAGCATTAGTATTTGATATTTCCAACCGATAACAAGTTTTTCAAAACGAAAAGATTACAAGGGTTGTTCAAATCTACATACATGGTTGATATTTTCCTTCTCATCAGATTTCGCTGCTTCCTCTTTGCAGCCCGAACAACCTGAATTCTCCTTCCCTTGCTCCGTTTGCAACTTCTCGAGCACTTCGAGCTGCTGTTTCTTCGTTTTCGCATATTTTTTTGCCTTCAAAACCTTCATAACCTCTACAAAATCCACCaaaaaaagcccaaacatcAAACACAGAACCTTTCAAACCAAACGACAACCCCAAACtccaaaacacaaacacaaaaatcTCATACCTTGAGTGGTGACCAGCCGGTAGGCATGGCCAAGAGCGAGAGTTTCGTTCGGCCGGAGAAGCTTAATGCGAGTGAAACGCACCGCTTTGCCGTGCTCCTCCTCGTGATTCTCTGCTACTTGTTTGTGATTTTGTTCGGAAACCGGCAATGGA
The nucleotide sequence above comes from Malus sylvestris chromosome 16, drMalSylv7.2, whole genome shotgun sequence. Encoded proteins:
- the LOC126606250 gene encoding uncharacterized protein LOC126606250, coding for MGNCQAIDAAALVIQHPSGKIERMYWPISASEVMRLNPGHYVSLIIPLPVSEQNHKQVAENHEEEHGKAVRFTRIKLLRPNETLALGHAYRLVTTQEVMKVLKAKKYAKTKKQQLEVLEKLQTEQGKENSGCSGCKEEAAKSDEKENINHASKRERHRPGTSSANAAAAAAAALRSKSWRPSLQSICEGATDQRFPNIESEHNESRQ